In a genomic window of Sutcliffiella sp. FSL R7-0096:
- a CDS encoding helix-turn-helix transcriptional regulator, producing MLGDRIRKLRKQKKMTLEGLAGTELTKGMLSLIENNKANPSMESLTYIANQLGVDIADLMGEFRTEELRETLERVEQIFNVPFRNPDFPDKYKQLIELIEPHIGKLSKGYESARLLEIYSYSLQREGHPGWESLLKNASEMFDQMNISSNRTSIGIFRSTIAFMEHNYEDALKIFKNERKEIEAKHAYIEPMARLDLDYSEAVYLYAVGDSKTAIETMEKALTYSKEKRIFYLTDDLYRLAAVHAFMEGNEQEKVYYLSKLKQYGEFADHASSIYFCELFTIIDLIAEKKEYTQALAKMEECLAQEDIMQYYSPWFHLEKAKALYYLGRYEEAFQAIEMFVMPDLHHPIDLSILYEKESYQALILMELGKMQEAVTAAQKAVDNFEPLLDSKMKTFSKTVLKDVLEKRNSLSAN from the coding sequence ATGCTCGGAGATCGGATACGAAAATTAAGAAAACAAAAAAAGATGACGTTGGAAGGATTGGCTGGGACAGAGCTGACGAAAGGGATGCTCAGTCTTATTGAAAACAACAAAGCCAACCCGTCCATGGAAAGCCTAACCTATATTGCCAATCAGCTAGGAGTGGATATCGCTGATTTAATGGGTGAATTCAGGACCGAGGAATTACGGGAAACTTTGGAACGAGTGGAACAAATCTTCAATGTCCCATTTAGGAACCCAGATTTTCCTGATAAATACAAACAATTAATTGAACTGATCGAGCCTCATATCGGGAAACTTTCCAAAGGGTACGAGAGCGCACGGCTGTTGGAAATATACAGCTATTCCCTACAGCGGGAAGGGCACCCTGGGTGGGAAAGTCTTCTTAAGAACGCCTCTGAGATGTTTGATCAGATGAATATTTCCTCGAATCGGACATCCATTGGGATATTCCGATCAACTATTGCATTTATGGAACACAATTATGAAGATGCACTAAAGATATTCAAGAATGAGCGGAAGGAAATCGAAGCAAAACACGCATACATTGAACCAATGGCCAGACTTGACTTGGATTATAGTGAAGCGGTTTATTTATATGCTGTCGGTGATTCCAAGACAGCAATCGAAACGATGGAAAAAGCCCTTACCTATTCCAAGGAAAAACGTATCTTTTACCTTACAGATGATCTCTACCGTCTGGCTGCAGTCCATGCGTTCATGGAGGGCAATGAACAAGAAAAGGTGTATTATCTCTCAAAACTGAAGCAATATGGAGAGTTTGCCGACCATGCTTCCTCCATATATTTTTGTGAATTGTTCACCATCATCGATTTGATTGCTGAGAAAAAAGAATACACACAGGCGCTTGCCAAAATGGAAGAATGCCTCGCCCAAGAGGATATTATGCAGTACTATTCTCCTTGGTTCCATCTAGAAAAAGCGAAAGCTCTTTACTATCTCGGCCGTTATGAAGAGGCTTTTCAGGCAATAGAAATGTTCGTCATGCCAGACCTTCACCACCCTATTGACCTCTCCATCTTATATGAAAAAGAATCCTACCAAGCACTCATCCTTATGGAGCTCGGTAAAATGCAAGAAGCCGTCACTGCCGCACAAAAAGCCGTCGACAACTTCGAGCCTCTCCTTGATTCAAAGATGAAGACTTTCAGTAAGACGGTGTTGAAAGATGTTTTAGAAAAGAGAAATTCTTTATCCGCAAATTAA
- a CDS encoding MFS transporter produces the protein MISKLISTFGSQVYAFAISFYILQLTGSATSFATNLLCNFLPRTLAAPFAGAITDRYSRKKIVIVSQIATTLAITGLLVYTLITGLSLIAIYMTTSILSLTSMFSGIAFTSSITGLIDQARIQKAMAMNQVAISFAAIGSPAVGGLLYGTVPIPVFLVVFIVASVIAVLLESTMNFRLFSDVKNSRKEEEEKESMWQSMKAGIGYLRLQNTILVMLWISLLINFLFGAYEVGYSYILIENLKMESQHFGFTQGAFALGMLLMSIYFSGRKEVKFPLLVSKRGILCLGAIMGAISLPLILSMGYWMMFGYYMILMFCFGSFIIIVNTPLQVMLQKTIDDEFKGRVFSIIETMAMALIPLGMIIYGVLYDIFPGEWVLLLSAGMLIFVTLIMARPSVIRKVHPEIEEKQGVRAVEAGNVAR, from the coding sequence ATGATTAGTAAATTAATCTCCACTTTCGGATCACAGGTATATGCATTTGCCATTAGTTTTTACATTTTGCAGCTTACTGGATCCGCAACAAGCTTTGCGACCAATCTTCTATGTAATTTTCTCCCACGAACACTTGCTGCACCATTTGCAGGAGCCATCACTGATCGTTATTCCAGAAAAAAGATTGTTATTGTTTCACAAATTGCCACCACACTTGCTATTACAGGCCTTCTCGTTTACACCCTAATAACAGGACTCTCCCTCATAGCAATTTACATGACTACCAGTATCCTATCTTTGACGTCCATGTTTTCAGGTATCGCATTTACTTCCTCGATTACAGGCTTAATTGATCAGGCCCGAATTCAAAAAGCAATGGCAATGAACCAGGTGGCAATCTCTTTTGCTGCTATTGGAAGCCCTGCGGTTGGTGGGCTTTTATATGGAACGGTACCAATCCCTGTTTTTCTAGTGGTGTTTATTGTTGCATCCGTTATTGCAGTTCTTTTGGAATCGACCATGAATTTCCGCCTATTTTCTGATGTGAAGAATAGTAGAAAGGAGGAAGAGGAGAAAGAATCCATGTGGCAGAGCATGAAAGCGGGAATAGGTTATTTGCGTTTGCAAAATACCATATTGGTCATGCTCTGGATCAGTTTACTCATTAATTTCCTTTTTGGGGCTTATGAAGTAGGGTATTCGTACATCTTAATCGAAAACCTAAAGATGGAATCGCAACATTTCGGATTCACTCAAGGGGCTTTTGCTCTTGGCATGCTTCTCATGTCCATTTATTTTTCCGGTCGAAAAGAAGTGAAATTTCCTCTTCTCGTTTCCAAAAGGGGAATTTTGTGCCTGGGAGCAATCATGGGTGCCATTTCGCTGCCACTAATTCTTTCGATGGGATATTGGATGATGTTTGGTTACTATATGATTCTCATGTTCTGCTTTGGTTCCTTTATTATCATTGTCAATACCCCTCTTCAGGTGATGCTGCAAAAAACCATCGATGATGAATTCAAAGGGAGGGTATTCTCCATCATTGAAACAATGGCCATGGCGCTGATTCCACTTGGAATGATAATCTATGGGGTTCTTTACGATATCTTTCCTGGTGAATGGGTCTTGCTTCTTTCTGCAGGTATGCTCATTTTTGTTACGCTTATCATGGCAAGACCGTCTGTCATACGAAAAGTTCATCCAGAGATTGAAGAGAAGCAAGGCGTTCGGGCTGTGGAAGCAGGGAATGTGGCTCGCTAA
- a CDS encoding YdcF family protein, with translation MKIPISQLDSSKLTDQQMTDLLFRNIKEDNKSGDCIFVAGSSKAVEYRLPTAIQLYKEGRSGKILFSGGVVWDGTGLTEAQMLADKAMELGVPAQDILMENQSLHTKENVLASLLVLDRAFYLHKISRLLVVTSHYHMRRINLTLRTYMPDWIDYSLCPVNDKSTREDNWFLNPYGRQRVETESAKLISYVKQGIIMDQELEISGMK, from the coding sequence ATGAAAATACCTATTTCACAGCTGGATTCTAGCAAACTGACAGACCAACAGATGACCGATTTGCTTTTCAGAAATATAAAAGAAGATAACAAAAGTGGTGACTGCATTTTTGTGGCAGGTAGCAGCAAGGCCGTGGAGTACAGGTTACCGACAGCGATTCAGCTATATAAGGAAGGGCGATCGGGGAAGATATTGTTTTCCGGTGGAGTCGTGTGGGATGGTACCGGCTTGACTGAAGCCCAAATGCTTGCTGACAAAGCAATGGAGCTCGGAGTACCGGCACAAGATATCCTGATGGAAAATCAGTCCCTTCATACAAAGGAGAACGTGCTCGCGTCCCTGCTGGTATTAGACAGAGCGTTTTATCTCCATAAAATCAGCCGCCTTCTGGTGGTGACAAGCCATTACCATATGAGGCGGATAAATCTTACGCTCCGGACCTATATGCCTGATTGGATTGACTATTCCCTGTGTCCGGTTAACGACAAGTCGACAAGGGAGGATAACTGGTTTCTTAATCCATATGGCAGACAAAGGGTGGAAACGGAGTCCGCAAAGCTGATCAGTTACGTGAAGCAAGGGATTATCATGGATCAAGAATTAGAGATTTCAGGAATGAAATAA
- a CDS encoding cell wall hydrolase gives MARVKYTDSDLALVARMIRAEAEGEGKQGMLYVGNVIVNRAIADCLDFKDVRTIPQVIYQVQGGNYSFEAVQKGNIFYNRAREVEKRLAKKTLDFWREHPAKFALWYFNPYAPCPPTWYDQPFAGQFKQHCYYEPIADTCDSVYRG, from the coding sequence ATGGCAAGAGTAAAATATACAGATTCAGACTTGGCTTTAGTGGCCAGGATGATACGTGCAGAAGCGGAAGGCGAAGGAAAACAAGGTATGTTGTATGTAGGAAATGTTATTGTCAATCGCGCAATAGCGGATTGCCTGGACTTTAAAGATGTAAGGACCATTCCGCAGGTAATCTATCAGGTACAAGGTGGGAACTACTCTTTTGAAGCGGTCCAAAAAGGGAATATCTTTTACAACCGAGCCAGGGAAGTGGAGAAAAGACTAGCGAAGAAAACATTGGACTTTTGGAGGGAACACCCAGCTAAATTTGCGCTATGGTATTTCAATCCTTATGCTCCATGTCCTCCAACATGGTATGATCAGCCTTTTGCGGGACAATTCAAACAGCATTGCTATTATGAGCCAATTGCCGATACATGTGACAGCGTTTATAGGGGTTAA
- a CDS encoding NUDIX hydrolase — MKRVDVAYVLLLDEISGKILIVKNTGPKGSYYTLPGGAVEPGETLQLAAVREVKEETGLDVEVNGILTVMEAFFEVKGHHAIFFVFKGEVIGGEIEINMPEEIEEVVWMDVEEAEKYLSFSEGVKELFQRTVPYSYRGRVQHTLSRNNGE, encoded by the coding sequence ATGAAAAGAGTGGACGTTGCTTACGTTTTACTGCTCGATGAAATTAGTGGGAAAATCCTTATAGTGAAAAACACTGGTCCAAAAGGGTCCTATTATACGTTGCCTGGTGGTGCGGTGGAGCCCGGAGAAACATTACAGCTGGCTGCTGTTCGAGAAGTGAAAGAGGAAACTGGACTGGATGTGGAGGTAAATGGAATTCTGACAGTTATGGAAGCATTCTTTGAGGTAAAAGGGCATCATGCTATTTTCTTTGTTTTCAAAGGTGAAGTAATTGGTGGCGAAATAGAAATCAACATGCCTGAGGAAATTGAAGAAGTTGTTTGGATGGATGTCGAAGAGGCTGAAAAATATTTGAGTTTTTCAGAGGGAGTTAAGGAATTATTCCAAAGGACAGTACCTTATAGTTATAGGGGAAGGGTGCAACATACTTTGTCAAGAAACAATGGGGAGTAA
- a CDS encoding AAA family ATPase, giving the protein MGKIQIMEHGIGTSKRLLIMTVGKTHSGKTTFAKKLEQALQNSMVMDQDNHAEFINTHYQKLQPTAGPNTLKHAVSELIVRYAINQTDLHLIISNANRNLKSRKDLLAKFFPEDEFYRILVHFDIPDEVLKERVENSMRSTNIFRGASNFKEVLNRQQKESLLEDVTDPEEGEGNRLFIIRDNREEEEVIQEILEIVKGK; this is encoded by the coding sequence ATGGGAAAAATTCAAATAATGGAACATGGAATAGGAACATCCAAAAGACTACTGATCATGACCGTCGGAAAAACACATAGTGGAAAGACGACCTTTGCCAAGAAACTTGAGCAAGCCTTGCAAAATTCCATGGTAATGGATCAGGATAACCATGCTGAATTCATTAACACCCACTACCAAAAACTGCAGCCCACAGCTGGCCCAAATACCCTCAAACATGCCGTTTCAGAATTGATTGTCCGATACGCAATAAATCAGACCGACCTACACCTTATCATTTCCAACGCAAATAGAAACCTAAAAAGTCGCAAGGACCTTCTTGCAAAGTTCTTTCCAGAGGATGAATTTTACCGTATTCTCGTTCATTTTGATATTCCGGATGAAGTCCTTAAAGAACGTGTAGAGAACAGTATGAGAAGCACGAATATATTCAGGGGTGCTTCTAACTTTAAGGAAGTACTCAACAGACAACAGAAGGAATCCCTTCTTGAAGATGTGACAGATCCAGAAGAAGGGGAAGGAAATAGACTATTTATTATTAGGGATAATCGCGAGGAGGAAGAAGTAATTCAGGAAATCTTAGAAATCGTGAAAGGTAAGTAA